The Halococcus salifodinae DSM 8989 genome has a window encoding:
- a CDS encoding trimeric intracellular cation channel family protein encodes MNTIGLVAFALVGSAKAIREEFDLFGIAVVGLAMAFAGGVTRDLLVNRVPLALQSPIEISLGLLGVSLAVGLSVVLDSPDDHPISLLSDAVGLAAFATTGAIVATDTGVSAFGVVAVATINAAGGGAFADILLDRSPFILFDDFYASCAVLGGSAYWLVVTAGGAGSTAAGVCAAVTVGIRLAAINYGWGLPTAQILGLTRQEGDDNP; translated from the coding sequence ATGAACACGATCGGACTGGTCGCGTTCGCACTCGTCGGGTCGGCGAAAGCGATCCGCGAGGAGTTCGATTTATTCGGGATTGCTGTCGTCGGCCTCGCGATGGCGTTTGCCGGCGGGGTGACGCGAGATCTCCTCGTGAATCGTGTTCCGTTGGCACTCCAGTCGCCGATCGAGATCAGCCTCGGACTGCTAGGTGTGAGCTTGGCGGTCGGACTGAGCGTCGTGCTCGATTCCCCGGACGACCATCCGATTTCGCTTCTCTCCGATGCCGTTGGGCTCGCTGCGTTCGCGACGACTGGCGCTATCGTCGCAACGGACACTGGCGTTTCCGCGTTCGGTGTCGTCGCTGTCGCGACGATCAACGCGGCCGGTGGCGGCGCATTCGCGGATATTCTTCTGGACCGGTCCCCGTTTATCCTCTTTGATGACTTTTACGCGAGTTGTGCCGTGCTGGGCGGGAGCGCATACTGGCTCGTGGTCACTGCCGGCGGGGCTGGCAGTACCGCTGCGGGAGTGTGTGCAGCGGTGACCGTCGGGATACGACTGGCGGCAATCAACTACGGCTGGGGACTCCCTACAGCACAGATACTGGGACTGACGCGTCAAGAAGGCGATGACAACCCATAG
- a CDS encoding transposase has protein sequence MVDQFTKRVGTVQRLGWYPIGSDPSIEMTNSWDKVTALGAVTDDGESFYCWTEDSLKTQHGLWLLKALQEEFGEELVVFLDRASYFYTRDLWEYVSGERATETVSDSSVACVRGEDLEVWYFPPKLPELNPVEGCWDRLQEWFKHRLVPDLSTLKHQIQRGLPTVEEPNIWNYLCP, from the coding sequence GTGGTCGACCAGTTCACCAAGCGTGTTGGTACCGTTCAGCGGCTTGGGTGGTATCCGATCGGATCAGATCCGTCGATCGAGATGACGAACTCTTGGGACAAGGTGACAGCGCTCGGCGCTGTCACCGACGACGGCGAGAGCTTCTACTGCTGGACGGAAGATTCCCTGAAGACACAGCACGGACTCTGGTTACTCAAAGCACTTCAGGAGGAGTTTGGCGAGGAGCTGGTAGTGTTTCTGGATCGAGCCAGCTACTTCTACACACGAGATCTCTGGGAGTATGTGAGTGGCGAGCGAGCGACCGAAACTGTCTCCGACAGTTCGGTCGCGTGCGTGCGCGGAGAGGATCTTGAGGTCTGGTACTTCCCGCCGAAACTACCGGAACTCAACCCTGTGGAGGGGTGCTGGGATCGTCTCCAAGAATGGTTCAAACACCGGCTTGTCCCCGACCTATCGACGCTGAAACACCAGATACAACGAGGTCTGCCAACAGTCGAAGAGCCGAATATCTGGAACTATCTCTGCCCATAG
- a CDS encoding winged helix-turn-helix domain-containing protein, translating into MGRLDDITLEELHRVREQTDGEKPRERVLAAIGRKQGDTLPRLAERHGVVEKTIRNWLDRFAEEPIEQAPYDEQRPGRPSKLENEQREQLFEHLQNSPTELGYEQQAWSTKLLLHHVKEAYGVEYSGGHARKLLCKAGLSYRTARPRHHEADLEQKREFQRTVQKNGPS; encoded by the coding sequence ATGGGCCGCCTGGACGATATCACGTTGGAAGAACTCCACAGAGTTCGAGAGCAAACAGACGGAGAGAAGCCGCGAGAACGCGTTCTCGCGGCGATCGGCCGAAAGCAGGGAGATACGCTACCGCGACTTGCTGAACGCCACGGTGTTGTCGAGAAAACCATCCGCAACTGGCTCGATCGGTTCGCCGAAGAACCGATCGAGCAGGCACCCTACGATGAACAGCGTCCAGGCCGTCCCTCGAAACTCGAAAACGAACAACGCGAGCAACTGTTCGAACACCTCCAAAACTCACCGACCGAGCTCGGGTACGAGCAGCAGGCGTGGTCAACGAAGCTGCTGCTCCACCACGTCAAAGAGGCATACGGCGTTGAGTACAGCGGCGGTCATGCGCGTAAGCTCCTCTGCAAGGCCGGGCTGTCCTATCGGACAGCACGGCCGCGCCATCACGAAGCCGACCTAGAGCAGAAGCGAGAGTTCCAGCGAACAGTTCAAAAAAACGGCCCGAGCTGA
- a CDS encoding IS701 family transposase has product MSAIPYRNHTPKIDIRRFLAPLRDAFTTRPGGLSWPRAANTWRIAPAYVEGLIRPGSHKTLRGIGKRLDINEHRVRRFISESPCEHNAVQDHLNEHIPETIASPEAMLIVDDVDILKDGYDSVGVKSQYAGSIGKISSCQVGVDCVLAVPGDHYNADQLTWPLGCELYLPQNWATSDEFAERRHDCGVPRDLSFRTKPQIALELLARAREASVPHACVGADSGYGELRSFRKQLRDWSEPYILGVGPKDMHVIPDRGVRRYLPG; this is encoded by the coding sequence ATGAGTGCTATTCCCTACAGGAATCACACGCCGAAGATCGATATCCGTCGGTTTCTTGCGCCCCTCAGGGACGCGTTCACGACGCGTCCCGGTGGGCTTTCTTGGCCACGGGCAGCAAACACCTGGCGTATCGCGCCCGCTTACGTTGAGGGGTTGATTCGTCCGGGCAGTCACAAGACACTCCGTGGCATCGGCAAACGTCTCGACATCAATGAGCATCGAGTCCGCCGATTCATCAGTGAGAGTCCTTGTGAACACAACGCTGTCCAAGATCATCTCAACGAGCACATCCCTGAGACGATCGCATCGCCCGAGGCGATGCTGATCGTCGACGATGTCGATATCCTCAAAGACGGTTACGACAGTGTCGGCGTCAAATCACAGTACGCTGGCTCGATTGGCAAAATTTCCTCTTGCCAGGTTGGCGTCGATTGCGTTCTTGCCGTCCCAGGTGACCACTACAACGCCGATCAACTCACCTGGCCACTTGGCTGTGAACTCTACCTCCCACAAAACTGGGCGACAAGTGATGAATTCGCGGAACGCCGCCACGACTGCGGCGTTCCTCGTGACCTCTCATTCCGGACGAAACCACAGATCGCACTCGAGCTTCTCGCCCGTGCACGAGAGGCGTCGGTCCCCCACGCCTGCGTGGGGGCCGACTCCGGTTATGGTGAACTCCGGTCCTTTCGCAAACAGCTCCGTGACTGGAGCGAACCGTACATTCTCGGTGTCGGACCCAAGGACATGCACGTCATCCCTGATAGGGGTGTGCGAAGATACTTACCGGGTTAG
- a CDS encoding oxidoreductase produces MPLDYPWWLRVTHFFNFLFITLLVRSGLRVLASHPKLYWSDDALPNTEWLRVGDHKRETDIEHPF; encoded by the coding sequence ATGCCCCTCGACTACCCATGGTGGCTCCGAGTGACACACTTCTTTAATTTCCTGTTCATCACGCTACTGGTCCGGAGCGGCCTCCGAGTGCTCGCATCCCATCCGAAACTCTACTGGAGCGACGATGCACTTCCCAATACCGAGTGGCTGCGTGTCGGTGATCACAAGCGTGAGACGGACATTGAACATCCGTTCTAG
- a CDS encoding universal stress protein, with protein sequence MYERILLATDGTAASKNAESHAIDLANTHSAVLHVLFVIDENIYSAYSGDEYVDEAEGPEHGLQELGEETIAHVRSAAEDVDIDVVTDVERGDPVETILNYGDRENVDMVVLGTKHRPAEYRALLGSVTNRVLRLTTRPTVVIKTEVNE encoded by the coding sequence ATGTACGAGCGAATTTTGCTCGCCACTGATGGAACTGCTGCTTCGAAAAACGCGGAATCCCATGCAATCGACCTTGCAAACACCCATTCCGCTGTCCTCCACGTCCTCTTTGTCATCGACGAGAACATCTATTCTGCATATAGCGGGGATGAGTATGTAGACGAAGCAGAGGGACCGGAACATGGTCTCCAGGAACTCGGCGAGGAAACAATAGCACACGTGCGCTCTGCCGCAGAAGATGTCGATATCGATGTTGTCACCGATGTAGAACGTGGCGATCCGGTTGAGACGATTCTCAACTATGGTGACCGTGAGAACGTCGATATGGTTGTACTGGGCACGAAGCATCGGCCAGCGGAATACCGTGCCTTGCTCGGAAGCGTGACCAATCGTGTGCTCAGACTGACTACTCGGCCGACCGTGGTCATAAAAACAGAGGTCAACGAATAA
- a CDS encoding succinate dehydrogenase/fumarate reductase iron-sulfur subunit, whose product MSSQQATPETDSDSESERSPQQRRLEAKQARARTAEDEQSGPKSTEDRVHLKVFRYDPDVEEKQEPRFDDFQVPQEQSMSVLDALIYARDNFDSALTFRHSCRMAICGSDGFFINGRQRLGCQTQITDLDEPIRVEPLAHMPVIKDLVVDMEDFYEQMESVEPYFQTNDLPEGELEEQQQSRENREKIKKASHCIQCGCCTSSCNIVQGDDQYLGPAAIVNGYRFYMDEREGEELREHRLEILEQAHGVWGCQTQFSCTTVCPRDIPITEEIQEMKRESIKNDIKFW is encoded by the coding sequence ATGAGTTCCCAACAAGCCACTCCGGAGACGGACTCCGACTCGGAGAGCGAGCGGTCGCCACAGCAGCGTCGGCTCGAAGCGAAGCAGGCACGAGCACGCACTGCTGAGGATGAGCAGTCGGGGCCAAAATCGACTGAAGATCGAGTCCATCTCAAGGTATTCCGATACGACCCGGACGTCGAGGAGAAACAAGAGCCACGATTCGACGATTTTCAGGTCCCTCAAGAACAAAGTATGAGCGTTCTTGATGCGCTTATCTATGCCCGTGACAACTTCGACTCCGCGCTCACGTTTCGTCACTCCTGCCGTATGGCGATCTGCGGGAGTGATGGCTTTTTCATCAATGGTCGCCAGCGATTGGGCTGTCAGACACAGATCACGGATCTCGACGAGCCGATCCGTGTCGAACCGCTGGCTCATATGCCGGTTATCAAGGACCTCGTCGTGGATATGGAGGACTTCTACGAACAGATGGAATCGGTCGAGCCGTACTTTCAGACCAATGACCTTCCCGAGGGTGAACTCGAAGAGCAACAACAATCACGCGAGAACCGCGAGAAGATCAAAAAGGCCAGTCACTGTATCCAATGTGGCTGCTGTACATCGTCGTGCAACATCGTACAGGGTGATGACCAGTACCTCGGTCCCGCTGCAATCGTGAACGGATATCGATTCTATATGGACGAGCGCGAGGGAGAAGAGTTACGGGAACACCGCCTTGAGATTCTTGAACAAGCGCATGGTGTGTGGGGTTGTCAGACTCAGTTCTCGTGTACGACCGTCTGTCCACGAGATATCCCAATCACTGAAGAAATCCAGGAAATGAAACGCGAAAGCATAAAGAATGATATTAAATTCTGGTGA
- a CDS encoding pyridoxamine 5'-phosphate oxidase family protein, producing MAPEKFAEIEGIEMDREMVDAFLREQGRGILSLTDGREGYGVPVSFGYDSEDSLYFVFLRVGEQSKKSRFAEQTERASLTVYDVTSKHVWTSVIASGPLHQISDDEWSELEAAVEDNAWYPSLFSEAEPMQDIQGWELRIEEVTGQQSEG from the coding sequence ATGGCACCTGAGAAATTCGCGGAGATCGAGGGTATCGAAATGGACCGCGAAATGGTCGATGCATTCCTCCGTGAGCAAGGGCGGGGCATACTGTCGCTCACTGACGGCCGAGAGGGCTACGGTGTCCCGGTTTCGTTTGGCTACGATAGTGAGGATAGTCTCTACTTCGTGTTCCTCCGCGTCGGTGAGCAGAGCAAAAAGTCACGGTTCGCTGAACAGACTGAGCGCGCGAGCCTCACCGTCTACGACGTAACCTCGAAGCACGTCTGGACGAGTGTTATTGCCTCTGGTCCGCTTCACCAGATCTCCGACGATGAGTGGAGCGAACTCGAAGCGGCGGTCGAGGACAACGCGTGGTATCCGAGCCTGTTCTCTGAAGCCGAACCCATGCAGGACATTCAGGGCTGGGAACTCCGCATCGAGGAGGTCACCGGCCAGCAGAGCGAGGGATAG
- a CDS encoding tryptophan--tRNA ligase, which produces MPAPDDEEPTVTPYAVRGDIDYETLLDQFGADRLTDEQIASFPDPVHPLVRRKIFYAERDMSPFLAAANAGEPHSIVTGRGPSGPMHIGHVFPFYFAKHLQDQTNTLVYIPFSDDEKYFLKDSSIAEISDHTRENLRDLLAIGFDPKRTRIIVDTADADVIYPLAAAFAKEITQSTVDATYGEPENIGLSFYPAVQAAHLLLPQLVAGRHPTLVPIAVDQDPHVRVCRDIAAKQRYPVDKPGALLSKFLPSLLGPGKMSSSDNAPSILLTDNRETVFEKIRTHAYSGGQSSIDAHRKFGGNPEIDISYQFLYYFFEESDERMERLAREYRDGSLLSGKLKEIAAEQITDFLDAHQKRRAKLGPVEDELAKYRLTDHERRQARRRAGYPDDSFAQL; this is translated from the coding sequence ATGCCAGCACCAGACGATGAAGAACCGACCGTCACCCCCTATGCTGTGAGAGGTGATATCGACTACGAGACGCTCCTTGACCAGTTTGGAGCAGATAGACTCACCGACGAACAGATTGCGAGCTTCCCAGACCCAGTTCACCCGCTCGTGCGGCGCAAGATCTTCTACGCCGAACGCGATATGAGTCCGTTTCTCGCTGCCGCCAATGCAGGCGAGCCTCATTCTATCGTGACTGGGCGCGGACCCTCCGGACCGATGCACATCGGCCACGTCTTTCCGTTTTACTTCGCCAAACACCTCCAAGACCAGACTAACACACTCGTCTATATCCCGTTCTCCGACGACGAGAAGTATTTCCTCAAAGACAGCTCCATCGCGGAAATCAGCGATCACACCCGCGAAAACCTTCGGGATCTGCTCGCTATCGGCTTCGACCCCAAACGGACGCGCATTATCGTCGATACGGCGGATGCAGATGTGATATACCCGCTCGCTGCCGCGTTTGCGAAAGAAATCACGCAATCGACCGTCGATGCGACATATGGTGAGCCTGAGAACATCGGACTCTCGTTCTATCCCGCTGTTCAAGCCGCACACCTCCTCCTTCCCCAACTGGTTGCGGGTCGTCATCCAACGCTCGTGCCGATTGCAGTCGACCAAGACCCACACGTTCGCGTCTGCCGGGACATCGCAGCTAAACAACGATATCCTGTAGACAAGCCGGGGGCCCTGCTCTCGAAGTTCCTGCCGAGTCTACTCGGCCCGGGAAAGATGAGCTCCTCGGACAATGCACCCAGCATTCTCCTCACCGACAACCGTGAGACGGTCTTCGAGAAAATTCGCACCCATGCGTATTCCGGTGGCCAATCGAGCATCGACGCTCATCGGAAATTCGGTGGGAATCCTGAGATCGACATCTCATATCAGTTTCTGTATTACTTCTTCGAGGAGAGCGACGAGCGGATGGAACGACTTGCCCGCGAGTACCGCGACGGGTCGCTATTGAGTGGCAAACTGAAAGAAATCGCGGCAGAACAGATCACGGACTTCCTCGATGCACATCAGAAGCGGCGGGCGAAATTGGGGCCGGTCGAAGACGAACTGGCGAAATACCGGCTGACTGATCATGAACGGAGGCAGGCCCGGCGGCGAGCTGGATATCCTGATGATTCATTTGCCCAACTCTAA
- a CDS encoding nitric-oxide reductase large subunit — MPIFAQYEANNDDSRGTASLFLNALKTALNQYEPDSDEFRRVGSIVSTAIERTLDHYESDNTDQNSGSRALGALFIANLVAMGLGAWVSRRNAPPIPEQIEDSDGEPLVTGEQIRAGKKAFQATGLMNQGSILGNGAYFGTDLTADALELKATWMRHYYARERGASSFENLDDDGQISVRARVETELDEASGPTAQYSPAEVDAHRHIRQQYVDRYYEGDAARGIPSRFVDTKTQARRIADFALWTAWIAHADRPGANHSYTNDWPYVPAAGNRPTSQSLLWSSVSVILLVAGGGIAVWAHQTLDLAEPATEKIDVPRPDDLSITPSQRATARYIPVAGILFSVQTLLGALLAHYHVERTGFFGIFEAIDVDIVSLVPFTAARTWHLNLAILWITTLWLAGGLFLPGLLTDHEPRFQAQGITALLGAIVVATVGAFVGVWLGIQGVFDPLSESDLWWWIGNEGLEYLEVGRLWKLLLLVGFVGWTGLVVRGVAPLLQRESRSGIGHLLVYAGGSIALLFGASMLYRPETNIAVTEFWRWWVVHMWVEGAFEFFMVAVVSLALVSMNLLEEVDAERAIRFEVFAIMGAGVIGVSHHYWWIGLPDLWVPIGTTFSTLEFIPIVFVLYRALGEYRSFAAQGREFPYSVPFLFIVGATVWNFVGAGVLGFFLNLPVLNYYEHGTFLTLAHSHAATFGAFGLLALGLGVYILRVVTPEAVWNPTWFRRSFWLANAGLAIMVFASLLPVGFLQLKTVYEEGFAAARDVEFYDRPLVQKLSWARLPGDTLIIASAITFTIASIRHLFAEGDSVRSRPNPT; from the coding sequence ATGCCGATTTTCGCTCAGTATGAAGCAAACAACGATGACTCTCGTGGAACGGCCTCACTATTTCTCAATGCTCTCAAAACGGCGCTTAACCAGTACGAACCGGACAGTGACGAATTCCGGAGAGTTGGTTCGATAGTATCTACCGCTATCGAGAGAACACTGGACCATTACGAGTCAGACAATACTGACCAAAACTCCGGTTCGAGGGCACTTGGTGCGCTGTTCATTGCAAACCTCGTTGCAATGGGTCTCGGAGCGTGGGTCTCTCGTCGGAATGCACCTCCGATCCCCGAGCAAATCGAAGATTCCGACGGAGAACCGCTTGTCACTGGCGAACAGATCCGAGCAGGCAAGAAAGCGTTTCAGGCAACCGGGTTGATGAATCAGGGGTCGATCCTCGGAAACGGCGCGTACTTCGGGACCGATCTCACAGCAGATGCACTAGAGTTGAAAGCGACGTGGATGCGCCACTACTACGCTCGCGAACGGGGCGCTTCGTCGTTTGAAAATCTCGATGACGACGGACAGATTTCAGTACGAGCGCGCGTCGAAACCGAACTCGACGAAGCCAGCGGTCCGACTGCTCAATACTCGCCCGCGGAGGTCGATGCCCACCGTCACATCCGTCAACAGTACGTAGACCGATACTACGAAGGCGATGCCGCCCGCGGGATTCCATCGAGATTTGTCGATACCAAGACACAGGCACGACGGATTGCGGATTTCGCGCTCTGGACGGCGTGGATCGCCCACGCGGATCGACCCGGAGCGAACCATTCGTACACCAACGACTGGCCATACGTGCCCGCGGCTGGAAATCGACCGACGTCACAGTCATTGCTCTGGAGTTCGGTGAGCGTTATCCTGCTCGTCGCGGGTGGTGGTATTGCCGTATGGGCGCACCAGACACTCGACCTCGCTGAACCTGCCACCGAGAAAATCGACGTCCCGAGGCCTGATGACCTGTCGATCACGCCTTCTCAGCGGGCCACGGCCCGATATATTCCCGTTGCCGGGATTCTGTTCTCCGTGCAAACGCTGTTGGGGGCACTCCTCGCACACTATCACGTAGAGAGAACGGGCTTTTTCGGTATCTTCGAGGCGATAGACGTTGATATCGTCTCCCTAGTACCGTTCACGGCGGCGCGAACGTGGCACCTCAACCTTGCAATACTCTGGATCACGACGCTCTGGCTCGCGGGCGGCCTCTTTTTACCCGGACTGCTGACCGATCACGAGCCACGATTCCAAGCACAGGGGATTACCGCACTACTGGGGGCGATCGTTGTCGCCACTGTCGGTGCGTTCGTCGGCGTCTGGCTCGGGATTCAGGGCGTCTTCGACCCGCTATCCGAGAGTGACCTGTGGTGGTGGATTGGGAACGAGGGGCTGGAATATCTCGAAGTGGGACGACTCTGGAAACTGTTGTTACTGGTGGGGTTCGTCGGCTGGACGGGGTTGGTCGTTCGCGGAGTGGCCCCGTTGCTTCAGCGTGAATCTCGATCCGGGATCGGCCACCTCCTCGTGTATGCGGGTGGCTCCATTGCGCTATTGTTCGGTGCAAGTATGCTCTATCGCCCGGAAACGAACATTGCTGTCACGGAGTTTTGGCGGTGGTGGGTTGTCCATATGTGGGTTGAAGGAGCGTTTGAGTTCTTCATGGTCGCGGTCGTCTCGCTTGCACTGGTTTCGATGAATCTCCTTGAAGAAGTAGACGCTGAGAGGGCGATTCGCTTCGAGGTATTTGCGATCATGGGCGCGGGAGTTATTGGCGTGTCTCACCACTACTGGTGGATCGGCTTGCCCGACCTTTGGGTGCCCATTGGAACGACGTTTTCGACGCTCGAATTCATACCGATAGTCTTCGTCCTCTACCGGGCGCTTGGGGAGTATCGCTCGTTCGCGGCACAGGGGAGAGAGTTCCCCTATTCGGTACCGTTTCTGTTCATCGTTGGAGCCACTGTGTGGAACTTCGTGGGTGCAGGCGTACTCGGGTTTTTCCTCAATCTCCCGGTGCTCAACTACTATGAGCATGGTACCTTTCTGACGCTGGCACACTCCCATGCAGCGACGTTTGGGGCATTCGGACTCCTCGCACTCGGCTTGGGCGTCTATATCCTCCGTGTCGTGACACCCGAAGCAGTCTGGAACCCGACGTGGTTCCGCCGGTCGTTCTGGTTAGCGAATGCTGGACTTGCGATCATGGTCTTTGCCTCACTCCTCCCAGTAGGATTTCTTCAGTTGAAAACCGTCTATGAGGAAGGGTTCGCTGCTGCACGAGATGTGGAGTTTTACGACCGGCCGCTTGTCCAGAAACTGTCGTGGGCACGGCTCCCTGGTGATACGCTTATCATTGCGAGCGCGATTACCTTCACCATTGCTTCGATCAGACATCTCTTTGCGGAGGGTGATAGTGTTCGCTCTCGCCCGAATCCGACGTAA
- a CDS encoding heavy metal translocating P-type ATPase: MHEGHDSGGMHAGHEQMFRRRFFVSLVLSIPVLLYSETLQELLGFSMPAFVGSEWLGPVFAVIIFIYGGVPFLQMAVPEVRTRAPGMMTLISLAITVAFVYSLATVVVLPGMSFFWELVTLIDIMLLGHWIEMRSVRRASSALTELAKLMPDTAERVTSDGDIEEVPATALQEGDVVLVRPGANIPADGVIEEGESAVNEAMITGESMPVEKRPGDEVIAGAINDEGSLRVRVSATGDDTALAGIMRLIEDAQSSKSNTQMLADRAAGWLFYVALAAAVVTGVAWTLVQSFDVVVIERVVTVLVIACPHALGLAIPLVVAINTSLAARNGMLIRDRIAMEQARELDVVVFDKTGTLTKGEQGVVAVETTTGTDEDEALALTAAVEGDSEHMVARAIREAAEERALSLPAVSNFEALKGRGVQATVDGETVHVGGPNLLRQLEIDPPSDLAVFAEDAGANARSVVYLVRDGEAVAAISLADVIREESRHAVDALHNLGVEVAMLTGDSTAVARSVADELGIDTYFAEVLPGKKDEKMAELQSEGKLVAMVGDGINDAPALARADVGIAIGSGTDVAVESADIVLVQNNPVDIVRLITLSRKSYRKMQENIVWAAGYNVLALPLAAGVLAPIGILLSPAVGAVLMSLSTVIVAVNAQFLRRADLSLPNLSGTERTAPPPEPTSAK, translated from the coding sequence ATGCACGAGGGTCACGACAGTGGTGGGATGCACGCTGGCCACGAACAGATGTTTCGTCGCCGGTTTTTCGTCAGTCTCGTGCTATCGATTCCAGTCTTGCTCTACAGCGAAACCCTCCAAGAGCTACTTGGGTTCTCTATGCCGGCATTCGTGGGTAGCGAGTGGCTCGGCCCTGTCTTCGCAGTAATTATCTTCATTTATGGCGGAGTGCCGTTCCTCCAGATGGCGGTTCCCGAGGTCCGTACTCGCGCGCCAGGTATGATGACTCTCATCTCACTAGCGATTACTGTCGCATTCGTCTATAGCCTCGCAACAGTCGTTGTTCTTCCAGGAATGAGCTTCTTTTGGGAATTGGTGACACTCATTGACATCATGCTGCTCGGTCATTGGATCGAAATGCGGAGCGTCCGTCGAGCTTCGAGCGCACTCACCGAACTGGCGAAATTGATGCCTGATACTGCCGAGCGGGTTACTAGTGATGGGGACATTGAAGAGGTGCCAGCCACCGCCCTCCAAGAGGGCGATGTCGTTCTTGTGCGTCCCGGTGCAAACATCCCTGCTGACGGTGTGATTGAAGAGGGAGAATCGGCAGTCAACGAGGCGATGATCACCGGTGAATCCATGCCAGTCGAGAAACGCCCCGGTGACGAGGTCATCGCTGGGGCAATCAATGACGAGGGCAGCCTCCGAGTGCGAGTAAGTGCAACCGGCGACGATACCGCGCTCGCAGGCATCATGCGTTTGATCGAGGATGCTCAATCAAGCAAATCGAACACGCAGATGCTCGCGGATAGAGCGGCGGGCTGGCTTTTCTATGTCGCACTCGCTGCTGCCGTCGTGACCGGTGTTGCGTGGACCCTCGTCCAATCATTCGACGTGGTGGTGATCGAGCGCGTTGTAACCGTGCTCGTGATCGCTTGTCCACACGCGCTTGGGTTGGCGATCCCGCTCGTCGTCGCCATCAATACCTCGCTCGCGGCCCGTAACGGAATGCTCATTCGTGATCGGATCGCCATGGAACAAGCCCGTGAACTCGATGTCGTGGTCTTCGATAAGACAGGGACGCTCACAAAAGGAGAACAGGGTGTCGTCGCTGTCGAAACTACCACAGGAACCGACGAAGATGAAGCACTCGCTCTTACAGCTGCCGTGGAAGGCGACTCTGAACATATGGTTGCTCGTGCGATCCGTGAGGCCGCTGAAGAGCGAGCTCTATCGCTGCCGGCCGTGAGCAACTTTGAGGCACTCAAGGGCCGCGGGGTACAGGCGACCGTCGATGGCGAGACGGTTCATGTCGGTGGCCCGAATCTGCTCAGACAGCTGGAAATCGACCCACCGTCCGATCTCGCCGTGTTCGCCGAGGACGCAGGTGCGAATGCCCGGTCGGTTGTCTATCTCGTCCGGGATGGCGAGGCTGTTGCAGCGATCTCGCTTGCGGACGTCATCCGCGAGGAAAGCCGCCACGCCGTCGACGCGCTCCACAATCTTGGCGTTGAGGTGGCGATGCTGACCGGCGATTCGACGGCAGTCGCCCGTTCAGTGGCCGACGAGTTGGGTATCGATACGTACTTCGCGGAAGTTCTCCCGGGAAAGAAGGATGAGAAGATGGCCGAACTTCAGTCGGAAGGCAAGCTGGTTGCGATGGTTGGTGATGGTATCAACGATGCACCCGCCCTCGCCCGTGCGGATGTGGGTATCGCCATCGGCAGCGGCACGGATGTCGCGGTTGAATCAGCCGATATCGTCCTCGTGCAGAACAACCCCGTCGACATCGTTCGGCTGATCACACTCAGCCGGAAAAGCTATCGGAAAATGCAGGAAAACATTGTCTGGGCCGCTGGGTACAATGTTTTGGCCTTGCCGCTGGCAGCAGGCGTCCTTGCGCCAATCGGTATTTTGCTCTCGCCCGCGGTCGGAGCAGTGTTGATGTCGCTCTCGACGGTGATCGTCGCGGTCAATGCCCAGTTCCTTCGGCGGGCAGACCTCAGCCTTCCCAACTTGTCGGGAACCGAGCGGACTGCACCGCCGCCAGAACCGACTTCAGCGAAGTAA
- a CDS encoding DUF7501 family protein, whose protein sequence is MPSDSQDHPPSDSPEWDNPDFCPFCGAALRDGGAGFMEHIETAPTCRERFEIWRGNVSDDIGSEWSG, encoded by the coding sequence ATGCCGTCAGATTCGCAGGATCATCCACCGTCGGATTCGCCAGAATGGGATAATCCCGACTTCTGCCCGTTCTGTGGCGCAGCATTACGAGACGGAGGCGCTGGTTTCATGGAGCATATCGAAACGGCCCCTACCTGTCGAGAGCGATTCGAAATCTGGCGAGGAAACGTTAGTGACGATATCGGCAGTGAATGGAGCGGCTAA